The following proteins come from a genomic window of Brevibacillus antibioticus:
- a CDS encoding Imm8 family immunity protein: MIKPILKRPLEYRNVPEDNDEDFYVAITAVIGTQDSTGADLFYFYAASPKRLQRLFEDEGIFWGKDLLIMNKFDSRIIEEEVIKMLEECARETWEEVAQAINRFLFWEYDKR; the protein is encoded by the coding sequence ATGATAAAACCAATATTAAAGAGACCACTAGAATATCGCAATGTTCCTGAAGACAATGACGAAGATTTTTATGTTGCAATAACTGCTGTAATTGGTACTCAAGATTCAACGGGAGCAGATTTATTTTACTTTTATGCAGCCTCTCCTAAACGATTGCAAAGATTATTTGAGGATGAAGGAATTTTTTGGGGGAAAGACTTGTTAATAATGAATAAATTTGATAGCAGAATTATTGAAGAAGAAGTAATTAAGATGTTAGAAGAATGTGCGAGAGAAACTTGGGAAGAGGTAGCTCAAGCAATTAATCGGTTTTTGTTTTGGGAATACGATAAGAGATAA